The following is a genomic window from Gallus gallus isolate bGalGal1 chromosome 14, bGalGal1.mat.broiler.GRCg7b, whole genome shotgun sequence.
TGTACCATGAAACTCACACTGTTAAAAGCATCTGGCATCCAGTGCTCCAAGAACAGTGCTGCTTGTGTCAGCTGCTGTGCCACGTCCTCAATTCCTATGTCTTCTGTGTGAACAGGTCCTCCCAAAGCACACACCTTCTACAGCACCAGGTATGAAAGGGTGAGGTGCTGTGGGTATCCAGCAATGCTTTTGCTCCATCCTGCCCTGACATGAATTCCGTCAGCACTTGGACATCTCTATTATGCACTCAAGTGCAGCAAAAAATAGCTATAATTGTCAGGCACTCCTTACTCTCAAGTACAAAGCAGCTCTGTATTTTATAGCTTCAAGAAAATGGTCTCCTATATGAGTCAGCTGCCTGCTAGAAAACTTTATGTGACTTCAGTTGTTTCCTCTTACAGTAAGGCTGACACCTTGCGATGTAACAGAGCAGTCTGACCTCCCTCTGTCCTTTGTATATAGATAGACATGCATGGGTGCATGCACAGCCACCTACAGATGGTGATGTTATATGCAGTCCTAAGAGAGGAGGAATAAAGAGACAGCCTGCCTCAGGAGAGTCAGAGATCCAGCTCATAAACTGGAAAGCCTACCTCAATTTTGTTATGTGACTGACCCCATTAAAGGCCCCCAGCTTTAAACAGCCTTTTAAAGCACATTCTCCCCACACCAGCACCTTGCTATCACCAGCAAGGAATTTAAGTTCATAATAAGGTCACGCCCCTTGCAGGCAGTGCTTTGTAAAGCAGGCTAGGGAAGCTTTAACCCCTTTGCATCACACGTGTGTGTCTGATGAAAAGGGTATACCAAGCAAGACCATCAATAAGCCTGGCTGAACATCATATTCAAAGCAGGACACGGAGCCACATGCAGGCGTTTTGCTTGTATCCTGAATTTCCAGGTCAGGAGAAATGCAGGCTATGAAGCAACGTGCCATAATGTGCATGGCCAAGTCAGAGCTTTGTGGGCTCAGGATGGCCCATCAGATTTCCTCAGCCAATACCACAGCCCTATCAGCAACCTTCAGCAATCATTGCGCCACTTCATCCACTCATGGAAACGAAACTGTGTCCTTCAAAGCAGCGAGCTTATCTCCCACACCGAACCCTGAGCTCCCAAGGCACACAATCTACACAGATCCATGCACGCGCACTCCCTAGCACGTTTCACGACAGCGCGCCTTACTTGACGGCAGTGTGGCATCGCGCTTTTACGACAGTGTCGCAGCCCCTGCCCTCCCGCCGGCTGCCGCGCTTGACGGCGGCGCGGCGGTGATGGCGTCTCCCTTCAGCGGGGTGCTGCAGCTGACGGACCTGGACGACTACATCGGGCCCTCGCAGGTGGGTGTCCAGAGGGCAAATCGCCGCCCTGCCCTTTCCGGAGAATCGCGGGGCCCGCCCTAGGAGTGCCGCCCTGGGGGGGAGTGAGGAGACGGTGCTGAGGGGACGCGAGCGGCGCTCCGGGCCTGGGCGAGGCCCCCCGGCTGCCCTAGGAGATGCGCGCTGTGTCCTCCCGGCGGGGTGAAGGGCACTGGGAAGGCAGCGGCTGATCGGGGCCGCCCTCTGGAGTCCTGTGGCAGTCAGTTCCCTCCCCCTGTGGAAACCGCCGACGTAAATGGCTCtgggcacagcgctgcccctctCACCAAAAACCCCACACTTTCAGCTTGAACGGGTTTCGTTGGGCACCGAAATGGATGGAGCTCATCTCCCTCTGTAGGTGGGAGCGAGCAGCGCACAAGGATCAGAACCGCTGCTTTTCAGAATCTCCGAGTACAAGCAAAAGCACAAAGCACTAACCCCAGACGTCTGCTGACAGCAAGCAGTGCAGAACACTGTCCTGGAGTGAGATCAGTGCAATGTGATGTAGCAGACCCCCTTTGCTCACCGTGCAGTACTTGGGTATCCCAGGGAAGCCTTCCTGCTTCAAATACCAGTCACTTCACACGGATGTGGGAGGAATCCCATGATGTGTGGCCATGGTCTCTGATTCCTGAaaatttcagaaggaaactgCAGTGAAGTCGAGTAAAGCTTGGGGTAGATCTGTTCAAAGATACTGGCAGGGCAAGGGTGCTGCTGGAAGGCAAAACGAGTTCTAGCTGTGGAAATAGGACAAGGAGCCGTAAGGTGCATAAACAGTAAAAATGGCACAAAATGCAAAAACGCCCTTGGGACTTCATCGTAGAACAATACAGAAATCTGGAAGCAGCCCTTCTGAGGCTGTCGGAGTCCTTCCGACGTGACATGAAGCTTCATTGGCAATAGCTGCAGGCTGGCTGTAGTGACCACGCCTCCATCCGTTACAATTTGCAATGAGGAATGCAAGATCATCTATCAGAttctagagggaatggctttggAGGCAAGCCTCTGTTCCTGTCAAGGCTCTTTAGAACACAGGTCTGTTATTCAGAAGAAACGCAGTCTCTTCTCGCTTTGGTATGATGCTGAAAAAGTGTTCATTCTGTAAAAAAGGGGTAAGATTCTGCCTTTCCATTTTCCCCTGGTGGTTGTAGACACAATCAGTAGATCCAGCATAATTTTAAACAGAGTAATAGACATTCACTCTAGAATGATTGGTTGGGTTTGATAATTCTGGTTTATTTTAAGCCTGCCTCCTACATTTCATCACTCGTGACttcacttctgtgttttatttctcttttaggAATGTATCAAACCagtaaaagtggaaaaaaagcctgggaaagcagcagctaagATCAAAATTGAAGCTGATGGGAGCTATTTTCAGATCACTCAGGTATGCCTGACTTTTCTTTACTATTGTGAAAAATATCCAGACAGTGCTAATGGATTGTTATGTATTTAAGCAGGATACAGCTGTTTAAGGACAAAGATGTGAGAATGCTGATGACAACAGCAAAACTTattacaaaatctttttttttttttccaaagtctAACTTTTTAATTACTAGGTTTTGTATGTCAGTCTGGTTTTGTATCTATCTTACGTGCTCTGAAACACTGACATTGATTACTGGTGGGTTTTATTCTAAGAGCAGATAAGCTGAGAATTCTTTTTTTGCTATCCTAGATTGTTTGACACAATGTCTTTTCTTATTACATGATTTCATACAGTGGAGTGCTTACTCAAAAAGAGATTAAATTAGATACTCTTAaattttgctctcttttttttccagttgccaTGCCACACACACTGATTCTTTGCTATGCAGTTCTCTCTTCAGTATCTCTTTAAGTTTTGCATACACCAAAATTGCAGAACATTTAGCATCAATTTAGAATAGTAACACATTTGTAATCTGGTTGCACGATCTCTTTAGAAGGAGTGAAATTCAAGATTCCTGTGAAGAAATGGTTGCAGTGTTGAGTAGTGCAAGCAGCATCTGGGAGGGGTGGCAAAGCTGGCgtgctttctgcagtgcagtGTTCAGTGCATGCTGGAGATTGGTACTTCAAGGCTTAGGATCTCTGTGGCTTATGGTTTTGTGGTTAAAACTGCAGCTGCAATCTGTAGCAAGAAGGACTGTATTTTCACCTGGGAAAGAATAATGCCAATGTTCTGAAGCAATGTCAGCCCacctgaaagcagaaatgattGTGGCCTAAGCAACTGTTCTATGTTTAATGACAAGTTATTGGTCTTGCTAAAGTTTTCTTAAAGTTTCTCAACAGATTTGCTTGGGCATGCCAAGAAATTCCATTAAGATCAGCAAGCTTCTAAGatgcctttcttcctccctgtcttaccaaaagaaaaaaaaaatacttctcttGATAAGCCAGGAGAGTAAAGAGGACAATATCTTTGTTACTAAACATAGTAAAGATGAGAAACTGCCACCCTACTCAATTCTGAACTGTGACCAAAACTGAGTCTCATCTGTTTCTTCCCAGGATGGAGAAGCACAGAAACTGGAGAAGGCTAAAATTACTCTGAACGACTGTTTAGCTTGTAGTGGCTGCATTACATCAGCAGAGAGTGTTTTAATCACTCAGCAGAGCCATGAAGAGTTCTACAAAACTCTGGCTTTCAACAAGGTAGGTGACGAGACAGGGGTAGGTAGGCTGCAGAATTAGTAATGTTAATGCATTGGTGTGATGCATCTGCAGAAGCATGCATTGCAGCTGTACACATAAAATCTGAATACACTCTCAGTACAGagtagatttttttctaatttctaaaAAGTTGTCATAGATTTGGAAACAGCTTTTTAACATAGTAAGTTACTATATTAGAAACTTGGGAGTTATACCGGGAGACATTTGATGAAGTTCTAGCATGCTGCACATGCTAGTACTGCACATGCTGTATTAGTACTGTCtgaacagcttttatttctttattttaagacTGCAGCTCCCAATGAACAGAAGTTGGTGGTGGTTTCTGTTTCACCTCAATCCAGGGCTTCGCTAGCTGCAAAATGTAAAATGAGCATTCTGGAAACAGCAAAGAAGTTGACTGCATTCTTAAAGAGTCAAGGCAAGTGCTGCATTGTGTCCTACCCATCACAGAGGGGACTGCTGGGGGTGTCAGGCGCAGCTTTTATCAGCACACAAAGGTGATATGAATTAACAAATACAAACTTTGTGCAACTTCAGTCACAAAATAAACTTGGAGAAACGGAGCTTTAAATTATTCACATTCCTCCTATTACTTCTGCTCTTGTCTTACTGTGCTGACGTGCTAGGGAAAACAGTTCACTCTCAAACACAGATTGATAGCTGTAAATAGAATGTGTAGCTTGCTGCTTGTATCTTCTTTGTGAATTTTAACACGCATGCCATACCGCTTAGGTGTGCACTATGTATTTGATACAACTTTCTCAAGAAACTTCAGCCTGCTGGAGAGCCAAAAAGAGTTTGTAAAACGCTTTCGAAAGCAATCTGAAGACAAAAAGGCTTTGCCAATGCTAGCTTCTGCCTGTCCAGGTACAGTACAAAATTAGTTACAGAAATAATAAGATGTCATTCTAATAATACACCCCTACAAGAACTCATAAAGCTAATCAGAAAAAGTTCGTATGGATTAATTTGCTTAAAGTATTACTCTTTACAAAAAGATCTTGGTGTTAATAGTGGTAATGGTCTATAGAGATACCTACTGATCTCTATAAATGTAATTGTTAcacctcttttccttttgtgctgAGACTGAAAATGGTTATGAATGGGTAGTGAGCCTGGGATTgatgggctgcaggcagagtgACGGGGTGCTtgctatttttatatatatacatatagcaACTATTTGCTAATTATTCTCTTTTCAGGTTGGATCTGCTATGCAGAGAAAACCCATGGCAGTTTCATCATTCCTTACATCAGCACCACTAAGTCTCCACAGCAGATCATGGGCTCTTTGATAAAGGGCcattttgcagagcagcaggtaaGGTGTACCGAACACAAGCTGATGCATTATCCTGTACTGTTTACATTAAAGATTGaagataatttgtttttatcttgCAAATGGCCAGCACAGGCACCATCACTCTCACTTCTGTGATACCTATTGAGAAACTTGcagctgggacagcagcactAAGTTGATGCTTTGTGGAGGACTTAAAATCTCTGTATATTATTCAGGAAGCCTAAGGAATCtgatttttcattattcttgTGCTTATATCTCACttgtttctgtgtgttttttttcctgctgttcaaGGCTGGTgataaagttaaaataaattatccCAGGACAAAACTTCAGTTGGTGTATACGTGCAGATCATGCCTTGTCTAAAAATTGCTTGCTCTTCCCCAGCTTCACgttctctttcagttttacttAGTTCTGTTCTCAATCTTTAACCTTTGGAATCTTTCCAAGTGTAAATTTGGTACTTAAAGGCTGGTGTTAAAGCCCGGAGTTGTCCAGCAGCAAACTTAAGCACCATGTCTGGTTGTATGATTTATTGTCCATTAATGAGCACCGGCTTAACAGTTGCATTAAACAAATGCTGACATGTGCATACTTGTTACAAAAATTGGCAGCTGTTAAGAATATTTGGCACAAGATAGTGAAACAATAGCCTTGAGTCAATGACTTATTTCCTCAGTTTGTACTTATTTTGCTGGCCATGAGGATTTTATCCAACTTCTGATCATTTCTTAGTTGCTGATGCAGGGGCTGCATCTTAGTAGCATGGAAGAAACATGTCATCTAACTGAACAGTTAGGATTTCTTCACTGATTGACTTGGATCATTTGCACTAGGAAAAGCAGGGGGGGGGAAAGACCATGAAAGACATTATGGTTGTCATTTTCTATAGACTAGAATTTGGTTctatgagagaaaaaaaaaaatatatatatatatatatatttcatgttCAGTAATAAAGGAGAGTATTTCCAGAGGCATGGCACTATTAGTTTCATCATTCTCATTTGTACTTGGAAAACACCCACAAGACGGTTCTGATATTGATCAATGCaactgctttgtctttttccaGCACTTAACGCCTAATAAGATATACCACGTAACAGTAATGCCCTGTTATGACAAGAAGCTGGAGGCCTCAAGGCCAGACTTCTTCAACCAAGAGTACCAGACTCGCGATGTGGACTGTGTAATCACCACAGGTAAGCAGAGCCAGAGGCAGTCCAGATCATTTCTGGGCTGGTTTTAATGATCCTTTGTCAATGATGGATGTAATGCATGGATATTGCTGTATAATTTACCTTCAGTAATGCCAGTCATGTCCTGGTAAAGACTTCGTATGCAGGCTTAGATACTGATctgtggattttatttttctttatctccaAAATAAGCTTTCTGTATCTGTGGTTCTGTTTTAGGAGAAGTGCTAAAGTTGTTGGAACAAGAAAGAGTATCTCTCCCAGATGTAGATCCTGCTCCTTTGGATACCATGTAAGAAATCTCATTTGCACCTTCAAGCATGTTCTTTTCCACCCAGTATCCATATCAAGTTCAGCAGAATTCACTTTCTACTACTATTTTACTATGCATAAGTCTGCATGTGTtggcattttgtttgttttttttttgtcagtaatTTCAAATCAGTACAGCTGTACATTAAGTACTTTATCTATAGAATACAATGAACTTGTAACTATTTAGTAGATCTTAGTAGTCCAAGGATTAGCAGTTCTTACTCTAAATTATAAGAGCTGCTAAAACTGCTCTGTAAGAGTATAATTGCAAAATGATTGTGTAGAGAAGTACAAACTGTATCACAATCATTAACTGTTACATTATAGCAGGTGGAATAGCCATAAATTCTACCTGCAAACTTAGAAAAATGGAAGAGTCTAGGTCAGTGATACAAGTTTGCTGTAACAAAGCCTGGTACAGGGCTGCACTCAGTTTGCTTATATCCCTTCATTATCTGAGCTACTGTAAAGATTCTGGtattgaaacaaaatatttaggTCACTCAACTCATCTGAAGGAGTCTCTGTAAAAAGATGAGAACTTAAACATGTGCAAACCAGATGAGACTTCAGTTGCATTAACTGAAAGCTAACATCTGGTTAAGTGATGACTGCAGAGAACTAAGAGACTGTAGAAATATTGAAATCAGATTTTAGCCCTCTGAATTGTCATTCAGTAATGGTTCCACAATGATCACTAAACCAAAGCATTCTCTTAATCGCTTTATAAGAAACGTCTTTGTAGCACTTTATTATCATACAAAGAGAAAGGCTACATATGTAGCAACCTTTATATAGTATTAAAGATTATTAACAATGTGGTTGAAGTCTACTGCTCAGACAGAGTTTTTAGGAGGGATTTTGATAGCCCAGATATGCAGCAGATAGCACACAGGGGACGTGACAGTGGTATACTAACAGCTGTATGCCTTTGCAGATGTGACGCTGTGGTTTATTTCTAAATAGGGTTTAATTATTTTCCCCGTACAGCTGAATGCCACTGGCAGCCTTTGCTGAGGAGATGCCTGATTAGCACGTGTGTGTTCCCAGAACTATAAGCAGAAGTGGCCTTACATGAGGCCCATTTCATAGTTCtgcttttattgttttgaaCATGGGtcacttctgtgtttcagtgtaTGCACGTAAGGTGTTTTACTAGCACAGATGTGTTTATGCATTCTAAGTTTATGAATTCCTCCAGTATTGTCTTCTAAAATGGTTTATGCACAAATTCCTTTCACATCTAAAAATTATCCTCCACTGTAATAAAGGTCTGCATGGCTGTGCCCCAAAAAGTCAACTTCAGCAGTTGCCCACATAAATAAGCATTTTGTTCTACCTGCTTTGTCGTTATGCTACTAGCAGAAAATCAAGGAGATTATAAAAACATTCTGAAGTGTTTGGACTCAGTTAGGAAATAACATTATTGAAGTGTCAGTTATAACATAGAACAAAATGTCTAATTACTTGATAAGAATCTCTGGCTAACTTCTTAGGAGTACATCGTGAGGGCAATGCCTCACGCTCCTGGTGATAAAGGGCCTCTGTAACCTTTTGCTAGCTTTAACTCACTCAGTAAATTGACTGCTTATAAACAGCACGTATTCCTCAGAACTTGGAGCACTAACATAAGCAGTCCAATGGCTGTTGTTCTGCTTTATCCTCCAGCACGTGGAAAAGCCCATTGAGAGGTTATTACATTTGGCAGCGAGAATGAGATGAAGTGCCAGAAATCCCAGAACTTTTGCTGTTATAACTGTTTGCTCCAGGCCAGCACTGATGCTTACTGGCAGCCTCGTTTTAAGAGAGTTGCAGTACGTGAGGCCAGACACACTGAAACGTTTCATTAATGAAGTTCAGTTCCTGTAAACAAgatcaaattaaaaatagtttCTGAATGCCATCACAGGCTAACGTGttgccttctgcagcttttctaaAGCTGAGATTTTATCTGCAAGAGGCAGCATCTTCCATTTGACTTGAAACTATTTGGCCAGCATTCAAgtgttttcccttctgcagctgtTAGTAGGAAAATGCAAGTGTCACTGCCTGATGAGCACTTAGAAGCATATCCCTCATCTTATTATTCTCTCATAACAAAAGCTATTGTTGTAGCTTCCATCTGGTGAGCTGTTTTCAAGAAACACTATCTTGACCTCTGAACACTTGGTTGTGTTTTGGCAAATCAGCAGGGTGGAATTATTTGTGCAGAACTTGAACGTGTAAGTCCTGTTATTACATGAGCGTGGCTGTTCAACACCAACAGTGTGCTGAACTTGAAGTGGGGTCCTGCTGAGGACAGCCACGTACAGGGCAAATGCCCTGGCACTGTGAGGTTTGTTCATCTGTACTCTAACTTTCTTAACCATGTGAAACCACAGCAACAACGGTTTCATCTCTGTGCTTGAAATTGCAGCACCAGAACCTTCCAGAAGTGTTCTCTCCTGTCCTGGCAACGATGTATAAGTACCTGATTCAGTAATGAGCTCAGCTTTTGTTGGTGCTGCAGAAAAGACCTCAGGACTGCTGAAACGTCCCCACTGAGAGGACTTCTCCCTGATTGTGTAGACATAGGCCTTACAGACCTATACCACCAATGCTTCATCATTTCCCTCCTTCCATTTCCAACTGTAATCTAAGCTGTTTGTAGATCCACTAAACAGTAAACTAACAAAAATTTGAGGCTTCTCAGGCAATTGCCCTCTAACTCAAATGTTCCCAAATATTTTTGGTGTGTGAAGATTAAGTTGGCAGCGGGGTCAGATCTTAAGAGGATGTTTCCACAGAGTTTGACCCAAAGAACAGTAGGCAGCATAGGGTTAAACCTGCAGAGCCTGAAACCATAAATAGCCTGTTcccaggagaaagagaaaggctTGGAG
Proteins encoded in this region:
- the NARFL gene encoding cytosolic iron-sulfur assembly component 3, translating into MASPFSGVLQLTDLDDYIGPSQECIKPVKVEKKPGKAAAKIKIEADGSYFQITQDGEAQKLEKAKITLNDCLACSGCITSAESVLITQQSHEEFYKTLAFNKTAAPNEQKLVVVSVSPQSRASLAAKCKMSILETAKKLTAFLKSQGVHYVFDTTFSRNFSLLESQKEFVKRFRKQSEDKKALPMLASACPGWICYAEKTHGSFIIPYISTTKSPQQIMGSLIKGHFAEQQHLTPNKIYHVTVMPCYDKKLEASRPDFFNQEYQTRDVDCVITTGEVLKLLEQERVSLPDVDPAPLDTMFSSATEEELTGHSGGGSGGYLEHIYKYAAKELFGIEVDTIQYKPLKNKDFQEVTLEKDGVVLLQFALAYGFRNIQNLVQKLKRGKSPYHYVEVMACPSGCLNGGGQIKVESESSKDWLQQVEKLYESLKTETPEENWTVTALYEQWLGGPESEKARKALHTEYHAVEKASAGFNIKW